Within the Dialister hominis genome, the region TCTGTGTCAGGATCACTGCCGCATAGGCAGCTTAGAAAATCAAATACACTTAAAATCATGTGATACTCGGGATCACTGCCGCATAGGCAGCTTAGAAAAAAGGCATCAATTCTGTTACTACCACGCAGACGATCACTGCCGCATAGGCAGCTTAGAAAGACACCAGCAGAAATTCGTGAGGCCGCAGAGTGATCACTGCCGCATAGGCAGCTTAGAAAATGCATGGTAGACCGCAGAGAAGGTGACCTCCCGATCACTGCCGCATAGGCAGCTTAGAAAATGGCATGAAAGAGCTGAACATGCACCATACGGATCACTGCCGCATAGGCAGCTTAGAAATTATCAAGCAAAAACACTGGCAGGAGGCCAATGATCACTGCCGCATAGGCAGCTTAGAAATATAAAAAGTCGGATGTTATTCATGATTCTATTGATCACTGCCGCATAGGCAGCTTAGAAACACATGTGCCCGCGGCCGCCCGGGTTCGTTGCGGATCACTGCCGCATAGGCAGCTTAGAAACTGTCTGCATTGCGCAGGCGGCCCTTGAATCAGATCACTGCCGCATAGGCAGCTTAGAAACGCGTGTGCTCAAATCCGCTGGAATCATATCCCGATCACTGCCGCATAGGCAGCTTAGAAATGGCAATAAACAAATAATGATAATAATAACAGGATCACTGCCGCATAGGCAGCTTAGAAACTGTCTGCATTGCGCAGGCGGCCCTTGAATCAGATCACTGCCGCATAGGCAGCTTAGAAACGCGTGTGCTCAAATCCGCTGGAATCATATCCCGATCACTGCCGCATAGGCAGCTTAGAAATGGCAATAAACAAATAATGATAATAATAACAGGATCACTGCCGCATAGGCAGCTTAGAAAATAACTTCTCCCACACCGGCGCGCTTTCGACAGATCACTGCCGCATAGGCAGCTTAGAAATCAAAAAAGTACGCCGGGGGCAGGGAAACGCGGATCACTGCCGCATAGGCAGCTTAGAAAATGTAAGACTGCCATGCCTTGTTCACCTTATCGATCACTGCCGCATAGGCAGCTTAGAAAATCAAGTGTGACGGCGATGGAACCGCTATTCCGATCACTGCCGCATAGGCAGCTTAGAAATTTCATGGATTTGCGAATGTTGCCGGACTCTAGATCACTGCCGCATAGGCAGCTTAGAAATTCCTGCCTGCATCGTTTCCGGGATGTGTATAGATCACTGCCGCATAGGCAGCTTAGAAATGCAATGATGATGCAGATTGCAATGACTCCGAGATCACTGCCGCATAGGCAGCTTAGAAATGTATTCTACGGTGATTACTCCGGCCTCTACGTGATCACTGCCGCATAGGCAGCTTAGAAAATAACCGGCATGTACGATATAGATAAATTGCTGATCACTGCCGCATAGGCAGCTTAGAAACAGTTGACATAAAAGACTATGAAACGGATTTTGATCACTGCCGCATAGGCAGCTTAGAAATTATCTCTGATACCATAACAAATCATATCAACGATCACTGCCGCATAGGCAGCTTAGAAATGTTTTGGAAGTCCCAGACACGCCAATCATCTGATCACTGCCGCATAGGCAGCTTAGAAATAAAGATAGTTTAGGTGCTACCTAAAGATATAGATCACTGCCGCATAGGCAGCTTAGAAAGCGTGCCATCTCACCACTCCTTTATTGTGTACGATCACTGCCGCATAGGCAGCTTAGAAACACCTGACGCCTTTATCCCTCATTGCCTGCCTGATCACTGCCGCATAGGCAGCTTAGAAAACGGACATGAACAACTCCTGCGCCGCCTTTGTGATCACTGCCGCATAGGCAGCTTAGAAACCTTTCAAATAAGGTTCATGTAGTCTTCTTTGGATCACTGCCGCATAGGCAGCTTAGAAAATAATGCGGTAATGTCTCCATTCTGGTTCCGCGATCACTGCCGCATAGGCAGCTTAGAAACATGTTCCATAGCCGTCTTTCTCAAAGTCCTTGATCACTGCCGCATAGGCAGCTTAGAAATCGAACGCACCTTTTCAACCGTTCGGCTTTTCGATCACTGCCGCATAGGCAGCTTAGAAACTGGAGGATGCCATTCGTGATTGGTGCGTACTGGATCACTGCCGCATAGGCAGCTTAGAAAGTCAGGTCCGGCGTGAGATCGGACGGAAGAAAAGATCACTGCCGCATAGGCAGCTTAGAAACTATTTACAAGGTCATCACGGGTGACGAGAATGATCACTGCCGCATAGGCAGCTTAGAAATGCATGGTGCGATACACCAGTTCTTCCATGCAGGATCACTGCCGCATAGGCAGCTTAGAAATCCTTCACATGAATCACAATCAGCTGGCCGGGGATCACTGCCGCATAGGCAGCTTAGAAAACGTGAGATTTCCTTTTCTCCACGTGCGATTCAATCATTGCCGAGACAACAGAAAAACCATACAACCAGCCTGACGGCTGTACGAACTACAACTCATCCGACGGCTCCGCCGCCACCTTCCCTAAAGGGCAAGGTCAAAACCACTTAAACCTCGCTTCGCTCGAGAAAAACAGCACTGCCGCACAGGCAGCTCATGTTTCTCTTTGAAAGGTTCACTTTGCTGAATCTTTCTTTTTTTATTTCTTTTTTGACGTTTCTTCAAAAAAATCTTTTGTTAGGCTCTTGAAGTAGACAGGATTTGTCATTGTAAAAATTATACTGATAGTAGAGGGGAGAGTGGGTGTCTGGGATGCGGGAAGGCATCCCATAGATGTGTCTGCTGGAATGGAGTGAGCATGATGGATTCGGTGGGAAGGATTACTCTGGCTGCCAGGAAGGGGCGGGGGAAGGATGCGGCGAAGGAGGTTTATATCGCTGCGTTTCCGGTCCTTCGCGCGCGTTTCTTTGAACGGTGCAAGGCGGCGCATATGACGGGGAATGCTGTCATGAACAGGATGGCGGAGGAGTACTTGTCGGATCTTGCGGCCGGGCGGGACCGGTCGCGTGAGCTTTTGTCACTGGTGGAAGGAGTGAAGGAAAGGATGGAGCAGCAGGGGGCGTCGGGTTCGCTTTTGACGGAGCGTTTCATTGCGCGTGTGCCAGCTTCGGTGAAGGATCGTCTGGCAGAGAACTGCGAGCATTACGGATGCTCGGTGAATGCGATGCTGAATGCTTTCATGTGCTGGTATGCGGTGAAGGGGGAGACTCTTTCGAAGGATACGAAGGAAATCCGCGGAGTGGAAAAGGGTGTAGTCACGAGTTTCAAGACTTCGTATGCGCTGAAGAAGAAGTTCATGTACCTTTGCCGGGCCAATGGGAGCGATGCGCGCTCGACGATCCTTGCTTTCATCGACGAGTACGGGCGTCATCCGGAGATGGTGGAGTCTGGTCTGCCGGCTCTTTCTTTTGAAATCGTGAAGGACTGCGCGGCAAGGGTGGAGATGCCTGAGTCTTCTCGTGATCTTCTGAAGGAAACGTGCAGCCAGGCGGGATTTGCGGTATCGAATGTGCTGACGGCTTTTATGGCGCTTTATGTGAAGTGGTATGGGAAGGATCATCAGGAAATGATGAAAAAGCTGGACAGCGCTAAGAATCCGTCGTCTTCGGATACGTCGCAGATGACGTTCTTCATTCTGGAAAGGGACAAGGAGGAGTTCGGGCGGATCTGCAAGGCGATGGGAAGGTCGCAGCGGGAGGTCCTGAATGATCTGGCGGCGTCGTTCGTGAAGAAGGGAAATGCGGATGGATTCAGCCCCGTCGCCATGGGCAGGGAAGGCTCGGCGATGGCAGCATTCCGCATGAATAAGGAGCTCAAGCGTGATTTCAAGAAAGCATGCCTGGATCTTTACCTGACGCCGACGGCAGTCCTGAATCATCTGGTGAGAAGGTTCATAGCAGAACACAAGTAAACCTGTTTTCCCCTAAGCAAAAAGGCTGCGGCGAAATGTGCAATCATTTCGCCACAGTCTTTTTATTATTGTCATTATTGTCTTTAGTCTTCTGCGAGAACTTCTTTCATGATGGAGACTGCTTTTTCAAGGTCTTCTTCAGGAATGTTGAGCGCAGGGAGGAGACGGATTTTTTCTTTCGCTGTCAGTACGACGACACCTTTTTCAAGGAGTTTGGGAACGATAGTGGAAACGTCTTTTTCTGGCTCGATGCCCCACATGAGGCCCATGCCTGCTACGGATTTGACGCCTTTGGCACCTTCGAAGCTTTCTTTGATGAATTTGCCTTTTTCAGCGACGGAATCAAGGAGCTTGTCATCGATGTGATCAAGGATGGCGAGGGCGCCTGCGCAGACGATCGGGTTGCCGCCGAAGGTGGAGCCGTGGGTGCCGCTGGAGAGGACGTCCTTTGTCTTTTCGCCGAAGAGGGTAGCTCCGATCGGAAGGCCGCCGCCCAGGCCTTTGGCAGTGGAGATGATGTCCGGGGTGACGTCGTAGTTCATGTAGCCGTAGAGTTTTCCTGTACGGCCATTTCCTGTCTGTACTTCGTCGACGACGAGGAGGATGTCATGTTCCTTGGCATAAGCGCCGACGCCTTCGAAGAAGTCTTTATCGAGGGGATGGACGCCGCCTTCGCCCTGGATAGGTTCTACCATGACGGCGCAGATTTCCGGATGGGCTTCGCAGAGTTTGATGAAGGCATCGAGGTCATTGGCCGGTGTGTAGAGGAATCCTTCTGTCAGGGGGAAGAAGTTCTGATGGAATACGTCCTGGCCGGTTGCAGCGAGGGTGGTGATGGTACGGCCGTGGAAGCTGTTGATCAGGGTGACGATGGTGGTTCTGTCCTTGCCGTACTTGTCGATGGAGTATTTTCTGGCTCCCTTGATGGCGCATTCATTGGCTTCAGCGCCGGAGTTGGAGAAGAATACGTCCTTCATGCCTGTCTTTTCGCAGAGCGCCTGTGCCAGGTCTGTCTGGGGCATGGTGTAGAAAAGGTTGGATACATGGTTCAGGGTATGGAGCTGCTTGGTGACGGCTTCGATCCAGGGTTCATAGGAAATGCCGAGGACGTCGACGCCGATGCCGGTGCCCATGTCGATGTATTCTTTGCCTTTGTCGTCATAGAGGTGGGATCCTTCTCCCTTGACGAAGCATACGGGGTATCTGTTGTAAGTGTGGGTGATGTAGGTCTTGTCTTTTTCAAATGTATTCATGGGTCTGGCTCCTTTTCTGTATTCGATCAGGCGGAGAACATGGTTCCGAGTCCTTCGTCGGTTAAGAGTTCGATGAGGAGAGCGTGCGGGATCTCTCCATTGATGATGAAGACTTTCTTGACGCCGCCTTTGATGGCGTCGGTGCATCCGTCGACTTTGGGGATC harbors:
- a CDS encoding aspartate aminotransferase family protein, with protein sequence MNTFEKDKTYITHTYNRYPVCFVKGEGSHLYDDKGKEYIDMGTGIGVDVLGISYEPWIEAVTKQLHTLNHVSNLFYTMPQTDLAQALCEKTGMKDVFFSNSGAEANECAIKGARKYSIDKYGKDRTTIVTLINSFHGRTITTLAATGQDVFHQNFFPLTEGFLYTPANDLDAFIKLCEAHPEICAVMVEPIQGEGGVHPLDKDFFEGVGAYAKEHDILLVVDEVQTGNGRTGKLYGYMNYDVTPDIISTAKGLGGGLPIGATLFGEKTKDVLSSGTHGSTFGGNPIVCAGALAILDHIDDKLLDSVAEKGKFIKESFEGAKGVKSVAGMGLMWGIEPEKDVSTIVPKLLEKGVVVLTAKEKIRLLPALNIPEEDLEKAVSIMKEVLAED